Part of the Denticeps clupeoides chromosome 3, fDenClu1.1, whole genome shotgun sequence genome, GCAATGAGTCCCAGTCACAGCCTCGCTGGAAGAGTGGCCGGGGTGCTGTTTTGTTGTGGTCAGCCATCACTTAGACCCAAGAAGCCAAAGGGTGAATGGTTGAAAATCCCCCACCAAATTAGAAGACAAGGGTAGCTCAGGTTTACTGGAAAGTTCTAAGATTCATAACGGAAGAGATTACCCTGAGGCAGAGCTTCAAACAGCCGTCCAGACAACACCCACACTCTTTATATACAGAACTATTCATTACAGGCGCAACCAAGCAGAAAGAATTATTAGCTTGGACTCGTCAGGCTTTAGCAAGGCCAGCGTTTCACTCCTTTTCTGCTTTCAGAAGGGATGATGCAAATCAGCTACATTAACGGCCCTTACAGGAAAATGGCAAATAGTTGGTGGACAACTACTGGCCAGTGGAGACGGTGTTGCCTGCTGATGAACTCTGCAGTCCTGTCACATCCCAGGGCTCTTTGTCTTACCGTGGCAACCGCAGCCCAATCCTTCAGGACAGAAAAGAATGTTTACGTGCTACTTAAAGTCCCGAAGCGTTGTTCTTCATGTAAACACCACTCACGCGTTGCTGCTTTAAACGTAAAAAAGCATATAGCTCTTAAAACTAATgctgtcttgtcttttttttatttgcatgttcTTCTTTGTTAAAAGTTAAACATTAATTCTGTAGCAATAACAGAAAAACTTTGTTCATctgcttttattacatttctcaTAAAACTAAGACTTTACAGCAATGTGTGCTttcagacctcacacacacattgcgAATACAATCGTATATTACAGATTATGTGCATTAACAGGTTTTACtcctaaaaatgaaatattatagaTTGTACATATGGGGAATTTTCAGTCCTTTCTGATACCATGACACCAAGCACCATGCATTCCACAAAAACACCCTGGCGTCTCATCATTTTGAGTGACGCCATCTTTGCTCACGCAGATGGAGCTCTACTGCATCCACAGAAATGTCATCCTGCTAACAGTAACATTATTACTGGATTCCATTACGACAAgaaacttttttcatgtaatCCACCCTTGGAAAGGTAAGATTTTTCCTGATATTAATTGTTTGCAGATTTGGACAGTGTCCTGTGTAATGAAAAAAGCAAAGTGACACAGATGTCAGTTAGAATTTGGTTCAGTCTGTCCTTCATTGATATCTTCACAACTTCTCCTCCAATCCATCAGCCTGGCTTGATATCCTGACAAAACATAAGCAAGTGAGAACGTGACCCACCTAGACAGGGTACATGCATGCCTGCTTCCATTTAACACACTAGCTACTGTACAGGAGTTCTGTGTTCATGCAAGATCTTGTCCAAATCCATGGTCTGTACCTGTTAGGTTTCCTGGTCTGGAGAACTATTGCcgtaattactgtaattaacaCCAGTGCACCAACCACAGTGCCCACCGCAATGCCAACAACATTCATTTCAGTATCTGAAATGTAGACAAAGACAGCACATTTCTTCAGACCTTGTGCACATTAGAAATGATTTTTCTTAATTTACCATGTATACAAAACAGACACTTTTGAGCAAATAGCAAATTGTTGCAGAACCAattacagcacaaaaaaaggaaaagtgaagtgattgtcacatgtcatacacagcagcacagcacacagtgcacacagtgaaatttgtcctctgcatttaacccatcaccctgagtgagcagtgggcaccatgacaggcgcccggggagcagtgtgtggggacggtgctttgctcagtggcaccttggaaacTCACACGCATGGCCATTTCATCACTTTTAGTTACAAGAGAACTGAGAATGTGTTCTTGGCAGTTGTTAGTTCTTTCTTACCAGCAACACACTCTAAAGAATCACCAGACCATCGGCCGTCACTCTGGCACTTGcgctctgctgccccctgcagggTGTAACCTGCATCGCAGGAAAACGTTAGTGTTGATCCCTGCAGATATGTTGTGCCCTCCTTCTTGCCGTTCTTCGGTGGGGGAATCCATCCACAGGACACCACTAGAGGGGAAGCAGCGCAAATAAGCCAACTTGACAGATTTAAATgtcttttcatttgaaaattaaAGGGAGAGGCAATACCTGGTTCTAGGGCCACCACCACTGACATATGGCTATTGAAGGAGTGACGAGTGGCATTTCCCAAATCCGCACTACGGCTGACAAGAGTATCATATTTGCAAAACTGAGATCCTTTGCCAGAGCACATTACTGATGTTACATTAAAAGAGGATCATCTGTGTTGCTGGGAAGCTCAAAGACGGGTCGGAAATATGGGTTGTGCTTTGGTGCATAGAAGTAAGTGTCCAGTAAAAAAGCAGAATCATAGGTGAAGAGGGAGGACTCATTCAGGATTGCCCCTGgagaacatttaataaatgtttttatgatgGAAGTATCTCATTAATACACGATAATCAGTATATCAAAGAATTATTCTTACTCACAGCTGGCCCCAAATGAGAACAGTTCCTCGGCGTTGCTGTTGGCTAAGAAAATCTCCTTATCTCTGGAGATGAGGTCATCCGTAGGGTCATCATTCATGTTTCCCAGCAGGCCTTCTACTGAATTCCGGAAGTCCTCTGGCAGGAGCACGGTGACAACAATGGTCCTCTCCCTTAGTCTCACTTCCACTCCCGCGCCGGAGGGAAACATGACCGTCACATTCTGTGGTGTGGGGGAGAACACGAAAACACCTGCAGAGTGGGACATTTTTAAACTGTTATCTCTAACAGTGTTAGATTTATGGTCATCTTTAATAATATAGTAATCATAATAGCTTAAACACTTTTTCTAGTAGTATTTGTCCAATACGCATTCAGATCCTTTAAGTTAAAACgtagaaatgtaaaaacttgtacatttaataattacaataaactCACATTTCAAAAGTAAGAAAACGcacaaataactgaaaacagcCTTACCGTCTAAATCCATCCAGGTTTGCTcggagaaggagagaggtgCCTGGTTCCGCAGAACCTCAAGGCTGCTGAAGAGCCTGCTGAGACGTACCTCAATCACATCGGAGTTTCCCTCCTTCATAGCCACTGCTGACAGCTTGGTGGCATTCACTGCTCAATGTACACATACAGGAGAAGCCCTAAATCCACAAGGCCCCTGGCATTCCACGTGGCAATGCAGCCAATTGTCTAGATGATTTTCGGAAGTTGCTTTCTTACCTAGTGGCTCAGTCAGCTGCTCTGTTCTGCCCTGCACCAGCAGTCCTTTTTCAGCAGCAACGACTAATGAATATTCCCCTTTACCATTAAACGTGTAACTCACATTGTCAAAAGTAATAAAGTGTGGATCTCCAAACACAAAACCTGTGGACCAATACAAAAGGAATACATTTCATacctgtaaaaaatatatataacatataacatgGGAACATTTCTGACCTGCTTTTGGGGGTTTGTAGGTCCTGCAGTCACTGGATGGTCTGTGGGTAAAATAGTAGTGGCAGTTCTCAGACCACAGGCAGCAGTAGTAGAAGCTGAGAACATCATAGACCCAGTGTGATGAGCCTGGCACCCTTGGAGGCTTCTTGTAAGGGGGTGAGCCCCAATCATGTCCACGATCTGGGGTGCTTCCGCCAATGGAGTCGAACGTCAGGACCTGGGCTCCTGTGCTGTCATAGCAGCACTGTTGCCCAGCGGCGTACTCGGAGCTACCAGGCCAAAAAAAGACAGCAGGGATGAGACGCACATGACAATATGTTAGTGGGATGCTACTCACAAGGCCGATGAAGCACATTTAATACGACCTGATGACAGAAATGATGCAGATTTTACTAATGAAACGTATCAGTAAAAACAGCTCAGGTTAAGCAACACATTTTCCTGCCCACATAGGCATCCGCTGGTTAAATCCTGTGTGCTTTTTTCCTCAGCTGACCAATTTTATCCTCTAGCAACACGCGTGAAAACAGAAGATTGGATAGAAGGTATAATTCAGAAGCCACCACACCTCCGTTGATGCAAGACATGAAGAATTTGGCCAGTTTCCAGTCCTCACTACATGGTATTCTGGTTATGTGGAATACGCTCACCTGGCTTGTATAGCTCTTACACAGTGTACACTTCCAGGGTGGTATGTGCACACGCTTCCCTTCTCCAGATCACAACCATAGTCGGTCTGAGGTAGACAAAGGTAACAACAAGGGAAATTTAAACTACTGAAGCATATGTGTTTTTAGGGGAAACTGCATTTGACAAAGGCAGAGCAAGATCAgacatttgcacaatttacaAAGACTGGAATGACAGATAACAGAGTTGGTTTAGGCTGAGAAGGAAGGATTATATTTCAGCGCAGTTCATGCTGACCAAACTTTGTGTGTGATATCACATTACAAGTAAAGGAAATATGTTGGACTTAGAacgcaaaaaaacacaacacaaaagccaGTTCTAAGGAGAGTAGAGTTCTATGGAGAGGAACAATGCGCTCTAGATCGGTTCTTCATAAGCTCTGGAGAACCTTTTTATGCTGGAGACCTTTTCTCACTGTAGAAATTAATGCTTTTAGTAACACTTCATATAATTTTCAAACTCTGATGTactgtggctgtgtgtggatTTTCATAACTGATGATGTGCCACTATTTTAgagagattattattattaatgtgtaatttaaataaagttacTGACTACTTGACTGAGTTCATTTTTGACAAACGCTACATTTGCACAAATGATTAGATATTGCGCATAATGAGCAACAATCCATACTCACATGAAATCTGCCTGTGTCGGCTCTGGCTTGGGCCAATGTGCACGGACAGTCAATTGTCTCGCTGAGGAAGTTCGGCAAAGTTTTCTCCAGTTGGTCCCATGTCACGCATTTCTTCAAGGCCCATGCAGCAGAGTCCTCTCGATAGCTCTCCTCAAGATGCCAAGCCAGGGCATGGTCTTCACTCCATGCGGCATTCACATTGCTGCACAATGTAAGAGTCACATTTTAGCACTGAGTGTAGATGAAAAAGGAGGCAATTAACCAGACAGTACATAGTACaagtatagtatatatatatttttgtaacgtttgcagatttacatttacatttacagcatttatcagacgaccttatccagagcgacttacaatcagtattacagggacagtccccccctggagcaacttagggttaagtgtcttgctcagggacacaatggtagtaagtaggatttgaacccgggtttcctggttcacaggcaagtgtcttacccactaggctactaccacccaaatcaCCCAGATGATTTTAGCAAGAAAAGAAACCGCAGTTGACCAAACCTTGCACCATCAGGATATGTGCTCGAGCTGACACGGATAGCACCCAGTTCCCAGTCCGAGTATGGCTTCTCTGCAACTTTGGGAATGAAGGTGAAGGTACCGTTGTTGGGGTGGCCTCTTTCCAGAGAGTACAGATACGTCCATTCTGCCTTCCATGAATCTGAATAAGGCACTcctaaaaataatttacatatatatgCTTTTTTGCTCAGTTATAAGTGATTAAAATTTTAAAGGTCAGACTGGATGCTTTTTTATTATGGTCCTAAGCAACAAAGGGGATTGTTGCTTatgaaattattacatattCTGCATGCAAATTGGTATATATGATATAAAAATTACACCTTGCTCTCTGTAGCCCCATAGTTCCAAGTTGACAGCCTCTGCTCTGACTAATGACACATTCCATGTCATCTTCAGAGAGCCCCCAGTGTTGGGGGTGCCATAGTATTGCCACTTTGTGGCATTCTCCAGTTGCACTTTTAACTTTGAATCCAGCTTTCCTGTATGAACTGAAGAAGACAGGAAAACTAATGTTTAAATCAGCCCCGGATAAAGAACAgcaagaatttttttaaataatatatgtcTACAAAGCCATGGCCTCAAGAGTGACCCAAACTCCTGTTATTTACTCACCTGATAGCCACGCCCCTTGTCTGCTATTATTCAGTCCCTTGTTTGTGAATATTTCAAATGGAATCCAACCAGTTTCATATAAAAGTGGAGATGTGCAGTGGCCTCTTTTCTCATCGTCCACATAGCCTTCAGTcacaatttctttcttaaacCTGTTAGCAAGTTGCTTTAATTGAAAAATGTTCAGAGACTCCCATGTGAAATACTTAATGTggtgttaaatacatttttaacattccTACCGACAAAATATATTGGAAATATTGTTAAAACTGACACCTAGGACAACAAAGTCAGTCCCTCCAAACATTGATCCAGAGTATGGAGAAATATCAACGCAAAAATCCTTAAAATCCTCACAGCAGTTTTCTAATGAAACACACGTAGCATGACAGGAACACGTGAGCAATTTCTGGCCACACTGCCCTTCACACATTTGACCTGaaagttaaaataaagaaaaatgtaaaattaaaaaaatatttagtagTCTTATTAACTCTACCTGAATAACCAGGCTAACtctatttttgaatatgatgaaCTAGTGATCATTAACGAAATACATGTCACTTTCACACCAGCAGTTACCGTACATTTACACTGTAAATATAATAAGATGTGTAAACCTGCTAGCTGGTTTTCACAGTTTAACCAGCAGTGAAAATACGCATTCAAAAATCGATTTTCTTACCTGATGTCAAGGAAATATATAAAACCAGCAGGATAGCAGCAAAACTATAATGCAGTGGCTTTGCCATTAGCTCCTGGTTAAAAGTATTTAACTGCAGTCAGGCAGCAAtgtccaccacctcctccagtCTTACTACAAAAGTGCTGTCTTCAGTTCAAAGTCTAATTTCACGGTGTGAGCTGCCAACATTCGGGACAGGTATAGGTGAAATATCTAATGTTTACCTAGAGGCCAAGAGATATGAGATGTTTCATAAATTTACAGCATGCACGGTCACAGCAAAGGTCTGTCTGATAACACTCATTCCTCAGATGGGGACTGTGTCCCCAGCTGTGGGTTGAACTGAGACTCACAAGGCAACTATTTGTTATCACAAATATGCGTATTGATAAAGGGTACATACCAGGGCAGCCAATTCTCAGGATGTCCTATTATAATAACTGTACATTACTAAAGAGTTTTGATCTGTCCACATTGAAACCTGTTCAGTTGCTGCATTAGATCTTCATTGCCATAACTGATCATTAACCCAACTCTTAATTATTACCAAGAACaagatccatgtcatgtttttatcagTTCCCTAAGCATGACAGAcactcggcggcctacgaaagctaccgtggggtcgagatgATCTGTCacactgtccatgttccccTTGGCGTTTCTGAAGGCGGAGAGTACCGACATATTcatgcgaccggacctcgatggcctacgaaagctaccatgGGTTCAGGCACTCCCGTTGTTAACCAAGATGAGGAGAGCGGcggacttcccagcggggcgagccggagactgacggAGTGacatgccggtcccccacggacaagccgtgctttggcccgggcctgaagccgccggtgcaggacagccaCCACTCGTCCTGTTTcttcccccctttcatggaccatttTTTGGCACACCCAGAGGTCATGCATTTGAGGGGGGGtaatgtcatgatctggtccgggaGGGGCTACTCCTAGTCCAGAGTTCgtaccggagtttcatgttcatcctgtgtaatgttccctgattgcataaaactatcctgttcgtgtctgtttgctgtcaggacattgtttggtgatgttcccttgttgtgtgtattatgtattaaacccctgtcctttgatgtcgtgcgaatgcgtcctccttcctcgccatgtccagccctcGTGACAATAGAATTTAAGATTGAAGAAcccatctttactttactttactttatttagcagacgcttttatctaaagcgacttacaatttttgtattattttgtgcaatgtgtatgcatgtgcgtttggaagtgttagatttgtctgtaatatttttggaataagagggttttcacctgcttcttaaaagtggtggtagtctcggctagtcgtgtggaggagggcaggttgttccaccagccagggacaacagcggagaacagagttgattggaatctgagacccagtgaagaaggaattttcagtgtcatttcatttgccgatctgagagagcgtgcaggagtgtagctaggtagtagtgtattgatgtaggagggtgcagttttatttacagccctgtaggcagcatcaaggatttgaactcaatgcgagcagctaccgggagccagtggagagaggtgagaagagatTTAAAATGGGTGTatttcggctgattgaagatgagacaggCTGCcgtattttggatcatctggagtggttttatggtgactgcagaggctccagccaggagagagttacaatagtcgagtttggagatgaccattgcctggacgaggagctgcgtagcctgttgcgagagaaaaggcctaatcttgcgaatgttgtagagagtgaacctgcaggatctggagatcatagcaacgtgatggttcaaactcagtttgtcatcgatccaaactccaaggctttttgcagatgccgtgggtattaacagtagcgagccaatttgaaaggttttgctgaggggagttgttgcccggaaagatcagaatctctgTTTTGGAttggttgagttggaggtgtcgctcagacatccatgctgatatgtctgagagacaggccgaaatttttgttgctatagtagcatcttctggtgggaatgacaaatagagctgggtgtattcagcgtaagagtgataggagaagccatgtgattggatgatgtgaccaagtgagcgggtgtatattgagaatagaagggggccaagaacagagccttgtggaacccctgtggttaccatagagaggacagatgtctcacctccccgtgataccttgaaagacctgttgtgaagataagaggtgaaccaatttagtacggttcctgtaactcctaaatctgagagtgtggtgagaagaatttcatgtcgaaggcagcagatagatcaagtaggataaggacagatgatctggtcatccatcattgccaggagggaggttttagttgaatgccctttcctgaaaccagactgaaaagggtcgagaagatcattctcgtggagaaatgaagaaagttgagccaggactgctctttcaagaatttttgaaagaaaaggaaggttggagactgggcagTATCTATCTAatagagatgggtttaatgtgggttttttgagcaggggagcaatgacagcctgtttgaaagcagtgggaaatgttcctgttgtgagtgaggaatTTAAGatatgtgtcagagcagatactatggtgggctgtatggactgaaggaggtgtgaggggattggatccagggagcaaatggtggggtgactagactggagaagtttagacacgtCCGATTCCGAGAGGGGAGTAATGGAAGACagtgtcctggtttcagaggtaacagcaggatggggtctggggttagggggtgagaattgtttgctaatgtcagtcaccttctctgtgaagaaggtagcaaagtcttcagatgagagagaagtagaggggggaggtggtggaggataCAGGAGGCGATTAAAAGTAGAGAATGTCTGTGCATGCAATCCGCAGTGTGGTCCAGCACATGATGGACCAGGGCCCAGGTCGTTCGTTGACTGCTGGGAAGAGACCCTCAGCGGTGTCTGCGGGGGACCAGGTGGGAGGCCTCAAATGGGGAGAGCCAGTGACTCTAGAGAAGTGTTGGAGTTTGGCTAGGAGTTTGGACCAGGTGGTGGGGAGGGCAGAGCAGTACCAACAAATGTATTTCTACATCTCATGTTTGAGGCGCGCCGTCTGTCAGACAGAAGGTCCACAAGGGCCCATACTGGTGTACCACCTCCTGGATTATGATGGTGGCTGTTTGAGGGGCCGTGGGGTGTCCAACTGGGCTGCCTTGGAGAAATGGTCCACAAGTACAAGGATGGTAGTCTAGCGAATTGGATCAGGGCAACCCCATGACAAAATCGAGGGAGACGCAGGACGAGGGATGGTGAGAACATGGATGGTGTGTGTTGGTCTTGTGGGCTGTACAGATAGGGCTGGGTTATCTGACATCCAGAGAGGTCAGGTAGTACGTCCTGGTGGCCCCATTGGAGGGCGTTTGGCCGGCAAGCTGGCGGGACATAGGTGCGGTCTGGACCACCTCACTGGGGCAAGCAGGTAAAACTTAAGAAGAATCAGTTCGGGGGTTTGTGGCTCTCTTTGTATCGGCtgtacagataaaaaaatgtgtcagaACACACCAATGTCAGAAGAATTTTGGAAAACTTGGTCAGAGACAGAAGAAGGTTTTGGCAACATTGGGGTCCAAAATGAAAAGCAGGCAAGGGTAATCTGTGGTTGATATGTAACAAGGTCAATCCAAAAGAAAGCTAACACAGACGCAAGATTAATCAACAAATGAGTTCGCAGTGTTGTTTACGTCACTATTTTATTCCAGTCTCGTGACAGGGCCGCGAAGCCCCCGGTGGCCTAGTTTGGTATTAATGTCTGTGACAAAAACCCATGAAATGTTTGTACCAAATGTttgggccattttgaagaatccaatgcaagaaatgaTATTTTTGTTGCAGGATAAACTGAAGTTTGCTTGATGAATCAGTTTAttcagagttgcctcttttCATCTTCATgacggctttgttcactattgtcagtATCctcgtcaggattggccacaggtgatgagcccagctcagtcaatcctgacagagccccccccctccaagggctacgtcccgCATGGCGGCTCCAGACTCtcggacctgcacacaaaaatcagggccgatctATCCGGGTACGTGCAGGctctgtctccacacgtcccctctgacgcaTCTTGCGTGTTtccctgcaccgtgcagggaggTGGTTCCCGAGCCTCCGGCTACCATttcaggctggtgccttctgggaccatgcagcccctctcgctgcacgtccctgctggcaaGGTGGGGACATTGCCAGAATATCCAGCTAGTCCCTTCtgcagtaaagtaaagtaaagtgaagtgattgtcacacgtgatacacagcagcacagcacacagtgcacacagtgaaatttgtcctctgcatttaacccatcaccctgagtgagcagtgggcagccatgacaggcgcccggggagcagtgtgtgctttgctcagtggcaccttggcggatcgggattcgaaccagcaaccttctgattacagggccacttccttaaccgctaggccaccactgccccattgggacaagcaggccctcttcctgcctgtcccagctgggtcctcatgcctaccagggtgctctatggtgctccacccctctggaggcggacacaggcccatgcctggcccgctctccgtaccggctaccggaggatcCAGCTCTGttgcttccccacctaccctcccgcCAGGATTTCGGGAGGTGCGGCTGCCttgtcgcccgccagtgctgggtcttcttgacCCAGATCCTGACTgccgctggatgtggtggaggggcagagttcgatccctggcccTCTTCGTGGGTCTCCACTGACCTTGTGACGCTCCTGGACGGGTGTGATTGGCGGAGACATCctggca contains:
- the LOC114786664 gene encoding LOW QUALITY PROTEIN: sushi domain-containing protein 2-like (The sequence of the model RefSeq protein was modified relative to this genomic sequence to represent the inferred CDS: inserted 1 base in 1 codon), encoding MAKPLHYSFAAILLVLYISLTSGQMCEGQCGQKLLTCSCHATCVSLENCCEDFKDFCVDISPYSGSMFGGTDFVVLGVSFNNISNIFCRFKKEIVTEGYVDDEKRGHCTSPLLYETGWIPFEIFTNKGLNNSRQGAWLSVHTGKLDSKLKVQLENATKWQYYGTPNTGGSLKMTWNVSLVRAEAVNLELWGYREQGVPYSDSWKAEWTYLYSLERGHPNNGTFTFIPKVAEKPYSDWELGAIRVSSSTYPDGASNVNAAWSEDHALAWHLEESYREDSAAWALKKCVTWDQLEKTLPNFLSETIDCPCTLAQARADTGRFHTDYGCDLEKGSVCTYHPGSVHCVRAIQASSEYAAGQQCCYDSTGAQVLTFDSIGGSTPDRGHDWGSPPYKKPPRVPGSSHWVYDVLSFYYCCLWSENCHYYFTHRPSSDCRTYKPPKAGFVFGDPHFITFDNVSYTFNGKGEYSLVVAAEKGLLVQGRTEQLTEPLVNATKLSAVAMKEGNSDVIEVRLSRLFSSLEVLRNQAPLSFSEQTWMDLDGVFVFSPTPQNVTVMFPSGAGVEVRLRERTIVVTVLLPEDFRNSVEGLLGNMNDDPTDDLISRDKEIFLANSNAEELFSFGASWAILNESSLFTYDSAFLLDTYFYAPKHNPYFRPVFELPSNTDDPLXNVTSVMCSGKGSQFCKYDTLVSRSADLGNATRHSFNSHMSVVVALEPVVSCGWIPPPKNGKKEGTTYLQGSTLTFSCDAGYTLQGAAERKCQSDGRWSGDSLECVADTEMNVVGIAVGTVVGALVLITVITAIVLQTRKPNRISSQADGLEEKL